One region of Streptomyces davaonensis JCM 4913 genomic DNA includes:
- the folC gene encoding bifunctional tetrahydrofolate synthase/dihydrofolate synthase, producing MSESDPFDEIIAEETDRDPDLAVIEAGSRTLRTQGGAPSADVPTRPEDPEVDKALREVEAELATRWGETKLEPSVSRIAALMDVLGEPQRSYPSIHITGTNGKTTTARMIEALLGAFELRTGRYTSPHVQSVTERISLDGAAISAERFIETYNDIKPYIEMVDAAQEYRLSFFEVLTGMAYAAFADAPVDVAVVEVGMGGSWDATNVIDGDVAVVTPIDLDHTDRLGETPAEIAAEKAGIVKQDATVILAQQPVDAAQVLLKKAVEVDATVAREGLEFGVVSRQVAVGGQLATLRGLGGEYPEIYLPLHGAHQAHNAAVALAAVEAFFGVGAVRAEPLDIDTVRKAFAAVASPGRMEVVRRSPTVVLDAAHNPAGARVTAEAVGEAFDFSRLIGVVGASGDKNVRGLLEAFEPLFAEVVITQNSSHRAMDVDELAAIAVEVFGEERVQVEPRLPDALEAAITLAEEEGEFTGGGVLVTGSVITVGEARLLLGKG from the coding sequence GTGAGTGAAAGCGACCCCTTCGACGAGATCATCGCGGAAGAGACCGACCGCGACCCCGATCTCGCGGTCATCGAGGCCGGCAGCCGTACCCTCCGCACCCAGGGCGGAGCCCCGAGCGCGGACGTACCCACGCGCCCCGAGGACCCCGAGGTCGACAAGGCCCTGCGCGAAGTCGAAGCGGAGCTCGCCACTCGGTGGGGCGAGACCAAGCTGGAGCCCTCCGTCAGCCGTATCGCCGCGCTGATGGACGTGCTGGGCGAGCCGCAGCGCTCGTACCCCTCGATCCACATCACCGGCACGAACGGCAAGACCACCACGGCCCGCATGATCGAGGCCCTGCTCGGCGCCTTCGAGCTGCGGACCGGCCGATACACCTCCCCGCACGTCCAGTCCGTCACCGAGCGGATCAGCCTGGACGGCGCCGCGATCTCCGCCGAGCGGTTCATCGAGACGTACAACGACATCAAGCCGTACATCGAGATGGTCGACGCGGCGCAGGAGTACCGGCTGTCCTTCTTCGAGGTGCTGACCGGCATGGCCTACGCCGCCTTCGCCGACGCGCCCGTCGACGTGGCCGTCGTGGAGGTCGGCATGGGCGGCTCCTGGGACGCCACCAACGTCATCGACGGTGACGTCGCCGTCGTCACCCCCATCGACCTGGACCACACCGACCGGCTCGGTGAGACGCCCGCCGAGATCGCCGCCGAGAAGGCCGGCATCGTCAAGCAGGACGCGACCGTCATCCTGGCCCAGCAACCGGTGGACGCGGCGCAGGTGCTGCTGAAGAAGGCCGTGGAGGTCGACGCGACCGTCGCCCGCGAAGGGCTGGAGTTCGGGGTGGTGTCCCGGCAGGTCGCCGTCGGCGGACAACTGGCCACCCTGCGCGGCCTCGGCGGGGAGTACCCGGAGATCTACCTCCCGCTGCACGGCGCCCACCAGGCGCACAACGCCGCCGTGGCGCTGGCCGCCGTGGAGGCGTTCTTCGGCGTCGGTGCCGTGCGCGCCGAGCCGCTGGACATCGACACCGTCCGCAAGGCCTTCGCGGCCGTCGCCTCGCCGGGCCGCATGGAGGTCGTACGCCGGTCGCCGACCGTCGTGCTGGACGCCGCGCACAACCCGGCGGGCGCCCGGGTGACCGCCGAGGCGGTCGGCGAGGCCTTCGACTTCAGCCGGCTGATCGGCGTGGTCGGGGCCAGCGGCGACAAGAACGTACGAGGGCTGCTGGAGGCCTTCGAGCCGCTCTTCGCCGAGGTCGTCATCACCCAGAACTCCAGCCATCGCGCGATGGACGTCGACGAACTGGCCGCGATCGCCGTGGAGGTGTTCGGCGAGGAGCGGGTGCAGGTCGAGCCGCGGCTGCCGGACGCCCTGGAGGCCGCGATCACGCTGGCCGAGGAGGAGGGTGAGTTCACCGGCGGCGGGGTGCTCGTCACCGGTTCCGTCATCACGGTCGGCGAGGCACGACTGCTGCTCGGGAAGGGCTGA
- a CDS encoding DUF4233 domain-containing protein, translating to MRTLCASTLIGEFFVIGFAGLVAMKDPDLSMGTVWTVSGIAMFLCLLLCGLVTRPGGIALGWVLQVVLIASGFVVPTMFVLGVVFAALWWASVHYGRKVDEAKARFAAQADASTPDAA from the coding sequence ATGCGTACGCTCTGCGCGTCGACCCTGATCGGCGAGTTCTTCGTGATCGGCTTCGCCGGTCTGGTCGCCATGAAGGATCCGGATCTGTCCATGGGGACGGTGTGGACGGTCAGCGGGATCGCGATGTTCCTGTGCCTGCTGCTGTGCGGTCTTGTCACCCGGCCCGGCGGCATCGCCCTCGGCTGGGTGCTCCAGGTCGTGCTGATCGCCTCCGGCTTCGTCGTCCCGACGATGTTCGTGCTCGGCGTGGTCTTCGCGGCCCTGTGGTGGGCGTCCGTGCACTACGGCCGGAAGGTCGACGAGGCGAAGGCGAGATTCGCGGCGCAGGCCGACGCCTCTACACCTGACGCTGCGTGA
- the ndk gene encoding nucleoside-diphosphate kinase: protein MTQRTLVLLKPDAVRRGLTGEIISRIERKAGWQITALELRSLDQETLEQHYGEHKGKPFYEPLVEFMSSGPVVALIVEGERVIEGVRALAGPTDPIAAAPGSIRGDYGVIVRENLIHASDSEESAEREVKIFFPGRA from the coding sequence GTGACCCAGCGCACCCTCGTCCTGCTCAAGCCCGACGCCGTCCGTCGTGGCCTGACCGGCGAGATCATCAGCCGCATCGAGCGCAAGGCGGGCTGGCAGATCACCGCGCTGGAACTGCGTTCCCTGGACCAGGAGACCCTGGAGCAGCACTACGGCGAGCACAAGGGCAAGCCGTTCTACGAGCCGCTGGTCGAGTTCATGTCCTCCGGCCCGGTCGTCGCGCTGATCGTCGAGGGCGAGCGGGTCATCGAGGGTGTGCGGGCGCTCGCCGGTCCGACCGACCCGATCGCCGCCGCGCCGGGCTCCATCCGCGGCGACTACGGCGTGATCGTCCGGGAGAACCTCATCCACGCCTCGGACTCCGAGGAGTCCGCTGAACGCGAGGTGAAGATCTTCTTCCCCGGCCGCGCCTGA
- a CDS encoding rod shape-determining protein: MSFIGRDMAVDLGTANTLVYVRGRGIVLNEPSVVAINTNTGGILAVGAEAKKMIGRTPGNIVAVRPLKDGVIADFEITERMLRYFILKIHKRRYLARPRVVVCVPSGITGVERRAVIEASSQAGARQVHIIEEPMAAAIGSGLPVHEATGNMVVDIGGGTTEVAVISLGGIVTAQSIRVAGDELDNAIIQHIKKEYSLLLGERTAEQIKITIGSAYDLDADEHTEIRGRDLVSGLPKTVVISAAEVRKAIEEPVNAIVDAVKTTLDKCPPELSGDIMDRGIVLTGGGALLRGLDERLRRETGMPIHIAEDPLDSVALGSGKCVEEFEALQQVLDAQPRR, translated from the coding sequence ATGTCGTTCATCGGCCGTGACATGGCTGTCGACCTCGGGACCGCCAACACGCTGGTGTACGTCAGGGGTCGCGGGATCGTACTCAATGAGCCGTCCGTCGTCGCGATCAACACCAACACCGGTGGCATCCTCGCGGTCGGCGCCGAAGCGAAGAAGATGATCGGGCGCACGCCCGGCAACATCGTTGCCGTACGTCCGCTGAAGGACGGCGTGATCGCCGACTTCGAGATCACCGAGCGGATGCTCCGCTACTTCATCCTGAAGATCCACAAGCGGCGGTATCTGGCTCGTCCGCGGGTCGTCGTCTGTGTGCCCTCGGGCATCACCGGCGTCGAGCGCCGCGCCGTCATCGAGGCGTCGTCCCAGGCCGGCGCCCGTCAGGTGCACATCATCGAGGAGCCCATGGCCGCGGCCATCGGCTCCGGCCTGCCGGTCCACGAGGCCACGGGCAACATGGTGGTCGACATCGGCGGCGGCACCACGGAGGTCGCGGTCATCTCCCTCGGCGGCATCGTCACCGCCCAGTCCATCCGCGTCGCGGGCGACGAACTGGACAACGCGATCATCCAGCACATCAAGAAGGAGTACTCGCTCCTGCTGGGTGAGCGCACGGCCGAGCAGATCAAGATCACGATCGGTTCGGCGTACGACCTCGATGCTGACGAACACACCGAAATCCGCGGCCGGGACCTCGTCTCCGGGCTGCCCAAGACCGTCGTCATCTCCGCCGCCGAAGTCCGCAAGGCGATCGAGGAGCCCGTCAACGCCATTGTCGACGCGGTCAAGACGACCCTCGACAAGTGCCCGCCTGAGCTGTCCGGCGACATCATGGACCGCGGCATCGTCCTGACCGGCGGCGGCGCCCTGCTGCGCGGCCTCGACGAGCGGCTGCGCCGGGAGACCGGCATGCCGATCCACATCGCCGAGGATCCGCTGGACAGCGTGGCGCTCGGCTCCGGCAAGTGCGTCGAGGAGTTCGAGGCGCTCCAGCAGGTCCTGGACGCCCAGCCCCGCAGATGA
- the mreC gene encoding rod shape-determining protein MreC, producing MRDTRESRLLLVLLIAIAFALITVDIRGGEDSPVDGARQAAATVFGPIEDGVSAAVDPVGNAVSAIRDSGERHDRIAELEKENAALKAKLGSDDRNRSRLKQLDKMLKIAGEGQYGIKGAEVIAIGAAQGFSWTITIDAGANDGLKRDMTVLNGDGLVGRVTTVGPNTATVLLASDPDFTVGTRMEGNDELGFASGQGDGPLRVELLNGKAQIKKGDRLVTFGSQADKPFVPGVPVGVVSRVDPSGGDLTRTLYVTPYVSFTKLDIVGVVVEAPKKDPRDTVLPAKPKPTPTPTVTVTVTPSGQPPVDGQYQEEQ from the coding sequence GTGAGGGACACACGAGAGAGCCGGCTGCTCCTGGTGCTGCTGATCGCCATCGCGTTCGCGCTGATCACGGTGGACATCCGCGGCGGGGAGGACTCCCCGGTCGACGGTGCCCGCCAGGCGGCGGCCACCGTGTTCGGCCCGATCGAGGACGGCGTCTCGGCCGCGGTCGATCCCGTCGGCAACGCGGTCTCCGCGATCCGTGACTCCGGCGAACGCCATGACCGGATCGCCGAGCTGGAGAAGGAGAACGCGGCCCTCAAGGCGAAGCTCGGCAGCGACGACCGCAACCGCAGCAGACTCAAGCAGCTCGACAAGATGCTGAAAATCGCGGGCGAGGGCCAGTACGGCATCAAGGGCGCGGAGGTCATCGCGATAGGAGCGGCCCAGGGCTTCTCCTGGACCATCACCATCGACGCCGGTGCCAACGACGGGCTCAAGCGCGACATGACCGTCCTCAACGGCGACGGCCTGGTCGGCCGGGTCACCACCGTCGGCCCCAACACCGCGACCGTACTGCTCGCCAGCGACCCCGACTTCACCGTCGGCACCCGCATGGAGGGCAACGACGAACTCGGCTTCGCCTCAGGACAGGGCGACGGCCCGCTGCGCGTCGAACTCCTCAACGGCAAGGCGCAGATCAAGAAGGGCGACCGTCTGGTCACCTTCGGCTCGCAGGCCGACAAGCCCTTCGTGCCCGGCGTCCCGGTCGGCGTGGTGAGCCGCGTCGACCCCTCCGGCGGCGACCTCACCCGCACCCTCTACGTCACGCCCTACGTCAGCTTCACCAAGCTCGACATCGTCGGCGTCGTCGTCGAGGCCCCGAAGAAGGACCCACGCGACACGGTGCTCCCCGCCAAGCCCAAGCCGACCCCCACCCCGACCGTGACGGTCACCGTCACCCCGTCCGGCCAGCCGCCCGTCGACGGCCAGTACCAAGAAGAGCAGTAG
- the mreD gene encoding rod shape-determining protein MreD gives MRVNRILLSSSLVVVALVLQVSVLARLHLPGAVPDLLLLTVLGLAMVYGHVGGALIGFGAGLLADLAPPADHAAGRYALVLCVIGYLAGLIKPENGQLKSATGPMVVVVAAALGSTLLYAGVGALVGDTAARHVGLTGLLFTAALYDLLLAPFVVPGIMALARRAENDPLAETNSSGKKSDISSGWLSGGTGLRIGSQRGGLGGQRGGLGGRGGLGGLKVKAARARTARAGRIKGVKRL, from the coding sequence ATGCGCGTCAACCGGATCCTGCTCTCCTCCTCGCTCGTCGTCGTCGCCCTGGTCCTCCAGGTCAGCGTCCTGGCCCGATTGCACCTCCCGGGCGCCGTCCCCGACCTGCTCCTGCTGACCGTCCTGGGCCTCGCCATGGTCTACGGCCATGTCGGCGGCGCCCTCATCGGCTTCGGCGCGGGCCTGCTCGCCGACCTCGCCCCACCCGCCGACCACGCCGCCGGCCGCTACGCCCTGGTGCTCTGTGTCATCGGCTACCTCGCCGGCCTCATCAAGCCGGAGAACGGCCAGTTGAAGTCGGCCACCGGACCCATGGTCGTGGTGGTCGCCGCGGCTCTCGGCTCCACTCTGCTCTACGCCGGAGTCGGCGCCCTCGTCGGCGACACCGCCGCCCGCCATGTCGGCCTCACCGGCCTGCTGTTCACGGCCGCGCTCTACGACCTGCTGCTCGCGCCGTTCGTGGTCCCCGGGATCATGGCGCTGGCCCGGCGCGCGGAGAACGACCCACTGGCCGAGACCAACTCCTCGGGGAAGAAGTCCGACATCTCCAGCGGCTGGCTCTCCGGCGGCACCGGACTGCGCATCGGCAGCCAGCGCGGTGGACTCGGCGGTCAGCGCGGCGGGCTCGGCGGCCGCGGCGGTCTCGGCGGGCTGAAGGTGAAGGCGGCGCGGGCGCGTACCGCGCGCGCCGGACGCATCAAGGGGGTCAAGCGGCTGTGA
- the mrdA gene encoding penicillin-binding protein 2, with protein MTNIPETGRTPRVQIRLVVIQILVLSLLGTLGGRLWYLQIREGDAYAKEASGNHVQQVVDPAVRGSILDARGVPLADNETRLVVSASRTDLLKMKDDGKSVLTKLAGVLQMKPKEVMEKVRLCDAETPQPCWNGSPYQPIPITDEATAKQALQIRERAEDFPGITAEPQAVRRYVGPGGSNTAQVLGYLSPVTDEEITKAQDTESPYLRSDQVGRSGLERQYDKELRGKAGVTRYEVDNLGRVIGQAEADAAQPGSNLVTSIDARVQRVAEYELNEAMKTARTEWDRNTQQRYKADAGAVVVMEAKTGRIVAMASNPNYDPNAWVGGISAKDYKKLTGKSSNYPLLNRAIQGQAAPGSIFKVVSTAAAVNAGYDFDGRYNCSSSYSVGGQVFKNFESQNHGPIGLGRALEVSCDTVYYSLAHNEWKKDGGINPKKGQPKDWFYKAAHQFGLGAETGIDLPNEVTGRVPDRQWKESYWKANKDAWCKTGKKGGSYVEQIAYENCLEGNKMRAGDEINYSIGQGDTLVTPIQMATIYAAISNGGTLYDPTVGKAIVSADGRQVSEIKPESHGKLPVSKQTLAQMDDALAGVATRGTAAWRFGGWPQDEIPMHAKTGTAEVYGKQTTSWFATYTKDYSIVMTISQGGTGSGASGPAVRNIYDALYGVSDDGAISKKNALLPTPQKKLPKIQADGSILSPKVAKDPAKEQRASQEGLPEEDGQQQAATVGTPTTENRETRRRRQGRRRRTRRLT; from the coding sequence GTGACCAACATCCCCGAGACCGGGCGGACCCCAAGGGTCCAGATCCGACTCGTCGTGATCCAGATCCTCGTCCTGTCCCTCCTCGGCACCCTCGGCGGGCGGCTGTGGTACCTCCAGATCCGGGAGGGCGACGCCTACGCCAAGGAGGCCTCCGGCAACCACGTCCAGCAGGTCGTCGACCCGGCCGTGCGCGGCTCGATCCTGGACGCCCGCGGAGTGCCACTGGCCGACAACGAGACGCGGCTGGTCGTCTCCGCCTCCCGCACCGACCTGCTGAAGATGAAGGACGACGGCAAGTCCGTCCTCACCAAGCTGGCCGGTGTCCTCCAGATGAAGCCCAAGGAAGTGATGGAGAAGGTCCGGCTCTGTGACGCCGAGACCCCCCAGCCCTGCTGGAACGGCTCGCCGTACCAGCCGATCCCCATCACCGACGAGGCCACCGCCAAGCAGGCCCTCCAGATCCGCGAGCGCGCCGAGGACTTCCCCGGCATCACCGCCGAACCCCAGGCCGTCCGGCGCTATGTGGGCCCCGGCGGCTCCAACACCGCCCAGGTCCTCGGCTATCTCTCCCCGGTCACCGACGAGGAGATCACCAAGGCCCAGGACACCGAGTCGCCGTACCTCCGCTCCGACCAGGTCGGCCGCTCCGGCCTGGAGCGCCAGTACGACAAGGAACTGCGCGGCAAGGCCGGCGTCACCCGCTACGAGGTGGACAACCTCGGCCGGGTCATCGGCCAGGCCGAGGCGGACGCCGCCCAGCCCGGCTCCAACCTCGTCACCAGCATCGACGCCCGCGTCCAGCGGGTCGCCGAGTACGAGCTGAACGAGGCGATGAAGACGGCCCGCACCGAATGGGACCGCAACACCCAGCAGCGGTACAAGGCCGACGCGGGTGCGGTCGTGGTGATGGAGGCCAAGACCGGCCGGATCGTCGCCATGGCCTCCAACCCGAACTACGACCCGAACGCCTGGGTGGGCGGCATCTCTGCCAAGGACTACAAGAAGCTCACCGGCAAGTCCTCCAACTACCCGCTGCTGAACCGCGCCATACAGGGTCAGGCAGCGCCCGGCTCGATCTTCAAGGTGGTCTCCACGGCCGCCGCGGTCAACGCCGGCTACGACTTCGACGGCCGCTACAACTGCTCCAGCTCGTACTCCGTCGGCGGCCAGGTCTTCAAAAACTTCGAGTCGCAGAACCACGGCCCGATCGGTCTCGGCCGCGCCCTGGAGGTCTCCTGCGACACCGTCTACTACTCCCTCGCGCACAACGAGTGGAAGAAGGACGGCGGCATCAACCCCAAGAAGGGCCAGCCGAAGGACTGGTTCTACAAGGCCGCCCACCAGTTCGGCCTCGGCGCGGAGACCGGCATCGACCTGCCCAACGAGGTCACCGGCCGGGTCCCCGACCGCCAGTGGAAGGAGTCCTACTGGAAGGCCAACAAGGACGCCTGGTGCAAGACCGGCAAGAAGGGCGGCTCCTACGTGGAGCAGATCGCCTACGAGAACTGCCTCGAAGGCAACAAGATGCGCGCCGGTGACGAGATCAACTACTCCATCGGCCAGGGCGACACCCTGGTGACCCCGATCCAGATGGCCACCATCTACGCGGCCATCTCCAACGGCGGCACCCTGTACGACCCGACGGTCGGCAAGGCGATCGTCAGCGCCGATGGCCGGCAGGTCTCGGAGATCAAGCCCGAGTCGCACGGCAAGCTGCCGGTCAGCAAGCAGACCCTGGCCCAGATGGACGACGCCCTGGCCGGCGTCGCCACCCGCGGTACCGCCGCCTGGCGGTTCGGCGGCTGGCCCCAGGACGAGATCCCGATGCACGCCAAGACCGGTACCGCCGAGGTCTACGGCAAGCAGACGACGTCCTGGTTCGCCACGTACACCAAGGACTACTCGATCGTCATGACGATCTCCCAGGGTGGTACGGGCTCCGGCGCCTCCGGCCCCGCCGTCCGCAACATCTATGACGCGCTGTACGGCGTCTCCGACGACGGCGCCATCAGCAAGAAGAACGCGCTGCTGCCGACCCCGCAGAAGAAGCTGCCGAAGATCCAGGCGGACGGGTCGATCCTCTCCCCGAAGGTCGCCAAGGACCCGGCGAAGGAGCAGCGGGCCAGCCAGGAGGGCCTGCCCGAGGAGGACGGGCAGCAGCAGGCGGCGACGGTGGGCACACCGACGACGGAGAACCGTGAGACGCGCCGCCGCCGACAGGGCCGCAGGCGGCGTACGAGGAGGCTGACGTGA
- the rodA gene encoding rod shape-determining protein RodA, whose protein sequence is MTGANSFQVSGYGPERAGWTRLLARDSLARRLDWPILLAAIALSLVGSVLVFSATRNRTEINQGDQYYFLLRHLLNTGIGFALMIGTVWLGHRTLRTAVPILYGASVFLILLVLTPLGSTVNGAHSWIVLGGGFSLQPSEFVKVTIILGMAMLLAARVDAGDKPYPDHRTVLQALGLAAVPILIVLLMPDLGSVMVMVIIVLGVLLASGASNRWVFGLLAAGATGAIAVWQLHILDDYQIARFAAFANPSLDPAGVGYNTNQARIAIGSGGLTGSGLFNGSQTTGQFVPEQQTDFVFTVAGEELGFVGGGLIIVLLGILLWRACRIARETTELYGTIVAAGIVAWFAFQSFENIGMTLGIMPVTGLPLPFVSYGGSSMFSVWVAVGLLQSIRVQRPMSA, encoded by the coding sequence GTGACCGGCGCCAACAGCTTCCAGGTCTCGGGGTACGGGCCGGAGCGGGCGGGCTGGACCCGGCTGCTCGCCCGTGACTCGCTCGCCCGCCGACTGGACTGGCCGATACTGCTGGCGGCGATCGCGCTGTCGCTGGTCGGTTCGGTCCTGGTGTTCTCGGCGACCCGGAACCGCACCGAGATCAACCAGGGAGACCAGTACTACTTCCTGCTCCGGCACCTGCTGAACACCGGCATCGGCTTCGCGCTGATGATCGGCACCGTCTGGCTCGGCCACCGCACCCTGCGCACCGCGGTCCCGATCCTCTACGGCGCCTCGGTCTTCCTGATCCTGCTGGTGCTCACCCCGCTCGGCTCGACGGTCAACGGCGCGCACTCCTGGATCGTGCTCGGCGGCGGCTTCTCGCTCCAGCCCTCGGAGTTCGTGAAGGTCACGATCATCCTCGGCATGGCGATGCTGCTCGCGGCGAGAGTGGACGCGGGCGACAAGCCCTACCCCGACCATCGCACGGTGCTCCAGGCCCTGGGCCTGGCCGCGGTGCCGATACTGATCGTGCTGCTGATGCCCGACCTCGGCTCGGTCATGGTGATGGTGATCATCGTGCTGGGCGTGCTGCTGGCCTCCGGCGCCTCCAACCGCTGGGTGTTCGGGCTGCTGGCGGCGGGCGCGACGGGTGCGATCGCCGTGTGGCAGCTGCACATCCTGGACGACTACCAGATCGCCCGCTTCGCCGCCTTCGCCAACCCCAGCCTCGACCCGGCGGGCGTCGGCTACAACACCAACCAGGCGCGGATCGCGATCGGTTCGGGCGGGCTCACCGGATCGGGGCTGTTCAACGGCTCGCAGACCACCGGCCAGTTCGTGCCCGAGCAGCAGACCGACTTCGTGTTCACGGTGGCGGGGGAGGAGCTGGGCTTCGTCGGCGGCGGGCTCATCATCGTCCTGCTCGGCATCCTGCTCTGGCGTGCCTGCCGGATCGCCCGCGAGACGACCGAGCTGTACGGCACCATCGTCGCGGCCGGAATCGTGGCCTGGTTCGCCTTCCAGTCCTTCGAGAACATCGGGATGACGCTCGGCATCATGCCGGTCACCGGCCTGCCGCTGCCCTTCGTCTCCTACGGCGGCTCGTCGATGTTCTCGGTGTGGGTGGCGGTCGGACTGCTCCAGTCGATCCGGGTGCAACGTCCGATGTCCGCATAG
- a CDS encoding CYTH and CHAD domain-containing protein, which produces MADTKREIERKYESDESGLPDLTGVAGVAAVIDKGVAQLDATYYDTEDERLAASSITLRRRTGGSDAGWHLKFPVAADVRDEIHAPLSDTVPRSLTGLIRSRVRDNALLPLVRLRSERDVRHLVDTDGRLLAEVCVDAVRAERLGTGAAAQWTEIEVELADGGDPAFLDKIDKRLRKAGVQPSAAASKLARALAETALAPKKKRKKEKPTDPPLATAGDHVLAYLRAQRDAIVELDPAVRRDEYDSVHRMRVATRRMRSAFRSFRKVVDRTVTDPVGDELKWLAGELGVDRDQEVLTERLTAALDELPRTLLTGPVRTRLRTWSHARSGGSRRRLMAVLDGKRYLELLGTLDALVADPPLLKAAAGKPEKVIGKAVGKDFGKLSELVEQALGLPPGHDRDLALHEARKKAKRTRYSAEAAAPALGDPARSLLKSMKSLQNLLGDHQDSVMTREALRELARTAQSAGESSFTYGVLYGREERRAADDEAQLPGAWTEIKKRATV; this is translated from the coding sequence ATGGCGGACACGAAGCGCGAGATCGAGCGGAAGTACGAGTCCGACGAGAGCGGCCTGCCGGACCTGACCGGCGTGGCCGGGGTCGCGGCCGTCATCGACAAGGGCGTCGCCCAACTGGACGCCACCTACTACGACACCGAGGACGAGCGGCTGGCCGCGTCCTCGATCACCCTGCGCCGCCGCACCGGCGGGTCCGACGCGGGCTGGCACCTGAAATTCCCCGTCGCCGCGGATGTCCGGGACGAGATCCACGCACCGCTGTCCGACACCGTCCCCCGCAGCCTCACCGGCCTGATCCGCTCCCGCGTCCGCGACAACGCCCTGCTGCCCCTGGTCCGGTTGCGCTCCGAACGCGACGTCCGCCATCTCGTCGACACCGACGGACGGCTCCTCGCCGAGGTCTGCGTGGACGCCGTGCGCGCCGAGCGCCTCGGGACCGGTGCCGCCGCCCAGTGGACCGAGATCGAGGTCGAGCTGGCCGACGGTGGCGACCCCGCCTTTCTCGACAAGATCGACAAGCGGCTCCGCAAGGCGGGCGTACAGCCCTCGGCGGCGGCCTCGAAGCTGGCCAGGGCGCTCGCGGAGACGGCCCTCGCCCCGAAGAAGAAGCGGAAGAAGGAAAAGCCGACCGACCCGCCCCTCGCCACCGCCGGCGACCATGTCCTGGCCTATCTGCGCGCCCAGCGGGACGCCATCGTGGAGCTGGACCCGGCCGTACGGCGCGACGAGTACGACTCCGTGCACCGGATGCGGGTCGCCACCCGGCGGATGCGCAGCGCCTTCCGGTCGTTCAGGAAGGTCGTCGACCGCACCGTCACCGACCCGGTCGGCGATGAGCTGAAGTGGCTGGCCGGGGAGCTGGGCGTCGACCGGGACCAGGAAGTGCTGACCGAGCGGCTCACCGCGGCCCTCGACGAACTCCCCAGGACCCTGCTGACCGGCCCCGTCCGCACCAGGCTGCGCACCTGGTCCCACGCCCGCAGCGGCGGCTCCCGGCGCCGCCTGATGGCCGTACTCGACGGCAAGCGGTATCTGGAGCTGCTGGGCACGCTGGACGCCCTGGTGGCCGATCCGCCGCTGCTCAAGGCGGCCGCCGGGAAGCCGGAGAAGGTGATCGGGAAGGCCGTGGGAAAGGACTTCGGGAAGCTGTCGGAGCTGGTCGAGCAGGCGCTCGGGCTCCCACCGGGTCATGACCGTGACCTCGCCCTGCACGAGGCGCGCAAGAAGGCCAAGCGGACCCGGTACTCCGCCGAGGCCGCCGCACCAGCCCTCGGCGACCCCGCCCGCTCCCTGCTGAAGTCGATGAAGAGCCTCCAGAACCTGCTCGGCGACCACCAGGACAGCGTGATGACCCGGGAGGCCCTGCGGGAGCTGGCCAGGACCGCGCAGTCGGCGGGGGAGAGCTCGTTCACCTACGGGGTGCTGTACGGCCGCGAGGAGCGCCGCGCGGCTGACGACGAGGCGCAGCTGCCGGGCGCCTGGACGGAGATCAAGAAGCGGGCGACAGTCTGA